Below is a window of Halomicrobium mukohataei DSM 12286 DNA.
GAGCTGGCCGGTCAGCGAGACGTTTTGCCCGCTCTCCGTGGCGTCGATCGAGAGAGCCGTCGGCGTCGTCGACACGTCGACGGTGGTGTTCGAACCAGCGGTGGTGATCGCTCGGTTCGACAGCGGCATCGACACCAGTAGCGATCGTTCGCCCGGAGACACGCGGGCGGACAGGTTCGATCGGAGCCGGACGCGCCCGCGCTCGTCGGTCGTCGCCCGGCCGAGTGAGAGGCCGTCGAGCGTCGCGGTCAGTGGAACGCCCTCGACGGGCTCGCCCTGAACTTCGAGGAGGGCGGTCCCGCCGGCCGGTCGTCCGTAGCTCGTCTCCTCGGTCGCGTTCCGGACCGTCAGCGTCGCGGCCACCTGCTCGACCTCGACGGGGAGGGTCGCGTTCGAGCCGAGATAGATCGAGGCGTCGTCTGGCACGTACTGGACCGTGACTTCCGACGCGTTGCGGGGGAGCGTGCGCGGGCGATACGAGAGGTCGAAGCGACCGTCGGCGTCGGTGGTGACCGGACGGGGACGGCCCGCGACCGTGAGCAGCAAGCGCTCGTTCGCGACGGCGGTCCCGTTCGCCATCGTGAGCCGCCCGCTCACCCGGAGCGGGTCGTCGTAGGCGATCGTTCGGGTCGCGTCGAGTACCGTCAAGTTCGTCTCGACGAACGTCTGGCGTCGCACCGTCGTCGCGGTCTCGGTGGTGTTGGTGGTGACGTTCCGGACGGCCGTCCGTTCGACAGTCGTGTCGATCCCGGTCTGGTTCCCGAGTCGGGCGTAGCCCTGCGCGACGCTGGTGCCGGTGTCGTTGATCCGGTCGCCCAGCCGTGCCATTTCGCGGGCCGCGGCTCGTGCTTCGGACGTGTTGCCCTCCCGGCGGGCCGACTGGTAGCGTTCCCGGGCTTGCTCGAAGCGCTGGAGTTGCGTCGTGAGATTGCGCTGGTTCTCGGTGACCTCGCGGTAGGTCTCGCCAGCGTCGTCGTCGCCACGGTCGCCGGTGTCACCGGCGACGTCGACGTACTGTTCGAGCCGGCTGTCGTAGTCCTCGCCCAGTGCGTCCCGTGCGCGTTCGTACTCCCCTTCGCTCAGTGCGACGGTGCTCGACGACAGTTGCTCGTCGAGGCGATCGCCGAGCCAGCGGCGGAGTTGTTGCACGTCCCCGGAGTCCGACACCGAGTCGGGGTCCTCGTGCTGGACCGTGTCGTTGGTCGTTCCGTTCGGCGTCGCCGTGGACTGAGCGACGGCAGCGTCGCTGGCGACGCCGGTGAGGCCGACACAGGCGAGACAGAGACACGCGACACAGAGGACGATCCAGCGGTTCGACACTGTCTTGCCGGGAGTATCGACCGGGTGCGTAAAAACCGTGCGCCTTTCGGGGGCGAGCCCGAGAGCGCCGGAGCTGTCGCGCGTTCGTAATGGATATCTAACGAATGAGGCGTTACTTTTCGAACGTTTCCTCGTACTCACAGGAGGGACAGCTCACGACGGTCGGTGCGTCGGCCCCACCGGGCATCGCGGTCATGTGGTCGAGGAGAGCGTCACACTGGGGACATGTGCTGGGGATCGTTTCTGGCATTAGAACGCAATTCTCACCGACTGCAAATATAATTTCTGGATCGAACTGATTATAATCTGTGACTGTTTCCCTGTGTTTGTCCGACACTGTCGAGAAAGGAACGATGGGCGTCGCTCGCCCCGGTTGACGAAACCAGTAGCTTCAATGGGACGCGAGCGAAGCAACGAGCCATGCAGGTGACGCGTCGGTACTGGACGGTCGCCGCCCTCGGGACGGCGCTTGCCGTCTGGGGCGTCGTCGTCGCGGGGCCGCTGCCCGTACTCGGAAGCGGTGCCATCGGAGCCTGGTTGCTCGTCCGACAGTACCGGTTCGTCCGATCGGCGACACGGGTACCCCAGAGAGTCAGCGTCGACCTCTCGACGCGGGACCGAGTCACGGCCGAAGAGACCGCCGAGCTGACCGTCGGTGTGACTCTCGACACCGCGATGCCGGTCCCGCTCACCGTCACCGTCGAGCCACCGGTCGGTGCGACCGGCGACCCGGCGACGGTCGCGCTCGCGCCCGGCGAACGCGAGGCGGTCGCGTCGACGGCCGTGACCTGGCCGGTCGCGGGCTCGTTCACCGTCGACGACGTGTCGCTGTCGATCTCCGACGCGGACGGGCTCTTCGCCCAGGTGGTCGATCTCGACGCCGGCCGCGAAGTCGCGGTCAGCCCGCGGGCACCCGACGATCTCCACGTCGGAGAGGGCGGAAATCCGATCGCGACCGGCTTCGGCGAGCAGGCGTCGAGCCAGATCGGTACCGGCATCGAGCCCGCCGAGATCCGGGAGTACGTGCCCGGCGACGCCGTCCGACAGATCGACTGGAAGGCGACGGCACGGCTCGACCAGCCACACGTCATGGAGTTCGAGGGCGGCGCGGACCGGCAGACTATCCTGGTGTTCGACCACCGCGCGTCGATGGGCGACGGACGAGCCGGGACGACCAAACTCGACTACGCGAGACAGCTCGCGGTCGCGATCGTCGACCGAGCACGCACCGACGACGACGGGCTCGGCTACTACGCCGTCGGCGACGACGGCGTGACGACGGCGATCAGCCCGCTGGTCAGAACCGACGCCTGGGCCACGGTCCGAACGAAGCTGCTCGCGGCCGCGACGACCGACGGTCGGTCCGGCGGCG
It encodes the following:
- a CDS encoding COG1361 family protein, which codes for MSNRWIVLCVACLCLACVGLTGVASDAAVAQSTATPNGTTNDTVQHEDPDSVSDSGDVQQLRRWLGDRLDEQLSSSTVALSEGEYERARDALGEDYDSRLEQYVDVAGDTGDRGDDDAGETYREVTENQRNLTTQLQRFEQARERYQSARREGNTSEARAAAREMARLGDRINDTGTSVAQGYARLGNQTGIDTTVERTAVRNVTTNTTETATTVRRQTFVETNLTVLDATRTIAYDDPLRVSGRLTMANGTAVANERLLLTVAGRPRPVTTDADGRFDLSYRPRTLPRNASEVTVQYVPDDASIYLGSNATLPVEVEQVAATLTVRNATEETSYGRPAGGTALLEVQGEPVEGVPLTATLDGLSLGRATTDERGRVRLRSNLSARVSPGERSLLVSMPLSNRAITTAGSNTTVDVSTTPTALSIDATESGQNVSLTGQLTTEGGEPVGSQTVSVTRGDSVVTTVRTDEDGRFDASLPTDGSDATVDVGARFDGSGTNLESSRATVTISTDVNASESGVVNWLFGDGRWFTIAAGVVILAGGGLFVRRRRTSEEESEDAVDRPTPTRTATPAADDALATALDRAERFLDGGAAGAAVRAAYAGVRDGYLDGSATGTHWDLLEQSESLGDAERTALERIVEAYERAAFSPTGPDRDDATATLTAARSLLGRDEIESDD
- a CDS encoding DUF58 domain-containing protein produces the protein MQVTRRYWTVAALGTALAVWGVVVAGPLPVLGSGAIGAWLLVRQYRFVRSATRVPQRVSVDLSTRDRVTAEETAELTVGVTLDTAMPVPLTVTVEPPVGATGDPATVALAPGEREAVASTAVTWPVAGSFTVDDVSLSISDADGLFAQVVDLDAGREVAVSPRAPDDLHVGEGGNPIATGFGEQASSQIGTGIEPAEIREYVPGDAVRQIDWKATARLDQPHVMEFEGGADRQTILVFDHRASMGDGRAGTTKLDYARQLAVAIVDRARTDDDGLGYYAVGDDGVTTAISPLVRTDAWATVRTKLLAAATTDGRSGGVGPGRSPNTRLASRVASDDSAFGRTLEPFLSEGGAYQQRFDAQPLAGAIRTAEYPSDIVVRTVIVTDDSRPDELRAAVRRASRNGSTVAVFMTPTALFESSELTDLAGAYSDYVAFEEFRRELAGMEGVDAYEIGPGDRLSAVLSAGRTRRRRESA